CCAGAACGCTACGAGTCTCCCATGTCCGGCAATTCCATCGGCACGCTTTTCTGCGTCACGTCTTTCGGTGAATCCCACGGCCCGGCCATCGGCTGCATTGTCGACGGCTGCCCTCCCGGGCTCGCGATCAGCGCGGCCGAGATACAGCTGGAGCTCGATCGTCGCAAGCCGGGTACGTCCCGTCATGTGACGCAGCGCCGCGAGCCGGACGAGGTGGAGATTCTGTCCGGTGTATTCGAGGGTGTGACCACGGGTACGCCGATTGCGCTGCTGATCCGCAATCAGGATCAGCGCAGCAAGGACTACGGCAATATTGCCGACACCTTCCGTCCCGGCCATGCCGATTACCCCTACTGGCAGAAATACGGTATCCGCGATTACCGCGGCGGCGGTCGTTCATCCGCACGTGAAACCGCCGTGCGCGTGGCCGCCGGCGCAATCGCAAAGAAATGGCTGGACGAGAAGTTCGGCATCGTGATCCGGGGCTACATGGCCCAGCTCGGCCCGCTTTCGATTCCCTTCGAATCCTGGGACGAGGTCGATCGCAACCCCTTCTTTGCGCCCAATGCGTCCCTTGTGCCCGAACTCGAGCAGTACATGGACGAACTGCGCAAATCGGGCGACTCGGTCGGCGCCCGCATCAACGTGGTGGCCACTGGTGTGCCCGTGGGCTGGGGCGAGCCGGTGTTCGATCGTCTCGATGCCGAGATTGCCTACGCGATGATGAGCATCAATGCGGTGAAAGGCGTCGAGATCGGTGCCGGTTTCGACGCCGTGTCCCAGCTTGGCACGCAGCATGGTGACGAGATGACGCCCGAGGGCTTCCTCTCCAACAATGCGGGCGGTGTGCTTGGTGGCCTGTCCTCCGGGCAGGACATTCTGGTGAGCATGGCAATCAAGCCGACTTCCAGCATCCGGCTCGACCGCGCGTCGATCAATCGTCAAGGTGAGCCTGTCGTGGTCAATACCCACGGCAGACACGACCCCTGTGTCGGCATTCGCGCCACACCGATTGCCGAGTCCATGCTTGCGCTGGTGCTGATCGACCACGCATTGAGGCACCGGGCGCAGTGTGGTGATGTCGTCACCACCACGCCGCGCATTGCCGGACTGGCGCCGGCAGGGCATCAGGCGGTCCCCTCTCCCGTGCGGCGTTGAGGCGCGCGTCACGCGCTTTCCCGCGCAAGGCTTGCGGAGCCGGAGGTGGGCTGATTCGCGCCCGAATGTCTGTCGGCATCCGGGTGCGGTGTCCTGACGGGTGCCGCCGCCCCCTTGCCATGGGGCGCTGAGATGGGGACGACGCTGCCGTACTGGCGACTTTCGTTCTACTACTTCTTCTATTTCGCCTTCGTCGGCGCATTCTCGCCGTATTTCACGCTCTACCTTCAGTCGCTGCAATACCCTGCAACCGACATCGCCATCCTGATGTCGCTGATGCAGCTCATGCGTGTGCTGTCGCCAAACCTCTGGAGCTGGCTTTCCGAGCGCCTGGGCATGCGCCTGCCGATTGTCCGCCTGTCGGCTGCGATGAGCCTCGCGGGTTTCTCGATCTTCTTCATGACGCAGGCGTTCTCCGGCATTTTCGTCGGCATGGCGCTGATGGCCTTTTTCTGGAGCGCCGCGTTGCCGCTGGTCGAGAGCGTAACCTTCGTTCATCTCGGCGCGCAGGGGCATCGTTACGGCAGCATCCGCGTGTGGGGGAGTGTGGGCTTCATCGTGGCCGTACTCGGGCTCGGGCTTCTGCTCGATCATTTCGCAATCGATGTTGTCCTGTGGGTGACCGCGTCGATCCTGCTCGGCATTCTTGTGTGCGGGATCCTGGTGCCCGAGGCGAAGCCGAGCGTGAGTTCGCACGTGACCGCCAGCTTTGGTGCCACACTGCGTCGCCCGGAAGTGCTCGCGCTGTTCGGTGCCTGCTTTCTCATGTCCGCCGCACACGGCGCACTGTATGTCTTCTATTCGATCCTGCTGGTGGATCACGGTTATGACAAGGTTGTGGTCGGGTCGCTGTGGTCGCTCGGCGTGCTGGCTGAGATCGGGGTGTTCCTGGTCATGCCGCGCGTGATGCGCCGCTACTCGCTGCGCACCATCCTGCTGGTGGCGTTTGCCTGCGCCGTGCTGCGCTTTGCAACCATCGGCTGGGGTGTGGGCAGCATGCTGGTACTGATCCTTGCGCAACTGCTTCACGGCGCGACCTTCGGCGCCTACCATGCGGCGGCGATCGCGGCGGTGAACAAGTGGTTTCCCGGGCGTCTCCAGTCGAGCGGGCAGGCGCTCTACGGAAGTGTGTCCTTTGGTGCCGGCGGCATGCTGGGCGGCTTGATCAGCGGTTACACCTGGGACACTATCGGATCTGCGTGGACCTTCACGCTGGGGTCGGTTTTTGCGCTTGCGGGGTTTGTGTGGCTGGCGTTGAGCTGGCGGGAGCACGGCCCCGAGCGCACGATTTGAGAGGAGTGCTGAATGCTGATATTCAAGAAAAGCCTGTTTCCGGTGCTGATTGCCGCGCTGCTGAGCGTGGGATGCCAGACGGTGCAAACCACCGGCGGAGGCGCGGTCGGGGTGGACAGGGGGCAGATGATGATGATCCCGGCGAGCGATATCGAGCAGGCATCGTCGCAGCAATACCAGGAGATCATTTCCGAGGCGCGGAGCAAGAACCTGCTCAACCGTGACGCCCGACAGGTGCAGCGCGTGCGGCAGGTCGCCTCGCGGCTGATTCCCCAGACCGGCAATTTCCGTCGTGATGCGCCAGGCTGGAAGTGGGAGATCAACGTGCTCAAGTCCGATGAACTCAATGCATGGTGCATGGCCGGGGGCAAGATCGCCTTCTATTCGGGCTTGATCGACCGCCTCGGCCTGAGTGATGACGAGATCGCAGCGGTGATGGGGCATGAGATTGCACATGCGCTGCGCGAGCATGCGCGCGAGCGCGTGTCGAAGAGCATGGCGACCGGCCTCGGCATCTCGGTCGCTGGCGCCTTGCTCGGGGTTGGCGAAGTGGGGCAGGACCTGATGGGGTCGGTGGCGAAAGTGACTTTTGAATTGCCCAACTCGCGCCTGCACGAAACCGAGGCCGACCGCATTGGCGTGGAACTGGCTGCACGCGCGGGCTATGATCCGCGCGCGGCAGTGACGCTGTGGACCAAGATGGCTTCCCAGTCGTCGGGTGCGCCACCGCAATGGCTGTCCACCCACCCCTCGCACGACTCGCGGCAGAAGGATCTGGCCGAGTACGCTGCCCGGGTCATGCCGATCTACGAGCAGACACGGCGCAGATAGCGCCAAACGGAGCGCAGGGCG
This genomic interval from Parazoarcus communis contains the following:
- the aroC gene encoding chorismate synthase, which codes for MSGNSIGTLFCVTSFGESHGPAIGCIVDGCPPGLAISAAEIQLELDRRKPGTSRHVTQRREPDEVEILSGVFEGVTTGTPIALLIRNQDQRSKDYGNIADTFRPGHADYPYWQKYGIRDYRGGGRSSARETAVRVAAGAIAKKWLDEKFGIVIRGYMAQLGPLSIPFESWDEVDRNPFFAPNASLVPELEQYMDELRKSGDSVGARINVVATGVPVGWGEPVFDRLDAEIAYAMMSINAVKGVEIGAGFDAVSQLGTQHGDEMTPEGFLSNNAGGVLGGLSSGQDILVSMAIKPTSSIRLDRASINRQGEPVVVNTHGRHDPCVGIRATPIAESMLALVLIDHALRHRAQCGDVVTTTPRIAGLAPAGHQAVPSPVRR
- a CDS encoding MFS transporter — translated: MGTTLPYWRLSFYYFFYFAFVGAFSPYFTLYLQSLQYPATDIAILMSLMQLMRVLSPNLWSWLSERLGMRLPIVRLSAAMSLAGFSIFFMTQAFSGIFVGMALMAFFWSAALPLVESVTFVHLGAQGHRYGSIRVWGSVGFIVAVLGLGLLLDHFAIDVVLWVTASILLGILVCGILVPEAKPSVSSHVTASFGATLRRPEVLALFGACFLMSAAHGALYVFYSILLVDHGYDKVVVGSLWSLGVLAEIGVFLVMPRVMRRYSLRTILLVAFACAVLRFATIGWGVGSMLVLILAQLLHGATFGAYHAAAIAAVNKWFPGRLQSSGQALYGSVSFGAGGMLGGLISGYTWDTIGSAWTFTLGSVFALAGFVWLALSWREHGPERTI
- a CDS encoding M48 family metallopeptidase, yielding MLIFKKSLFPVLIAALLSVGCQTVQTTGGGAVGVDRGQMMMIPASDIEQASSQQYQEIISEARSKNLLNRDARQVQRVRQVASRLIPQTGNFRRDAPGWKWEINVLKSDELNAWCMAGGKIAFYSGLIDRLGLSDDEIAAVMGHEIAHALREHARERVSKSMATGLGISVAGALLGVGEVGQDLMGSVAKVTFELPNSRLHETEADRIGVELAARAGYDPRAAVTLWTKMASQSSGAPPQWLSTHPSHDSRQKDLAEYAARVMPIYEQTRRR